In the Ficedula albicollis isolate OC2 chromosome 22, FicAlb1.5, whole genome shotgun sequence genome, one interval contains:
- the CNNM4 gene encoding metal transporter CNNM4 translates to MFSGLNLGLMALDPMELRIVQNCGTDKEKRYARRIEPIRRKGNYLLCSLLLGNVLVNTTLTILLDDLIGSGIGAVVASTIGIVIFGEIVPQALCSRHGLAVGANTIVVTKFFMLVTFPLSYPISKLLDCILGQEIGTVYNREKLVEMLKVTEPYNDLVREELNMIQGALELRTKTVEDVMTPLQNCFMINSDAILDFNTMSEIMESGYTRIPVYEDERSNIMDILYVKDLAFVDPDDCTPLKTITKFYNHPVHVVFHDTKLDAMLEEFKKGKSHLAIVQKVNNEGEGDPFYEVLGLVTLEDVIEEIIKSEILDESDTYIDNRSRKRVCNQKNRRDFSAFKDPDNELKVKVSPQLLLAAHRFLSTEVTLFTPSFISEKILLRLLKYSDVIQELKFDEENKKSPRHFLYCKNKPADYFILILQGKVEVEAGKECMKFEAGAFSYYGVMALSPPPGSGEHPKIPLGSLGLGDTSRDSWLRAALGTGDPRGAELPMESWNAWGGS, encoded by the exons ATGTTCAGCGGGCTCAACCTGGGTTTGATGGCGCTGGACCCCATGGAGCTGCGCATCGTGCAGAACTGCGGCACCGACAAGGAGAAGCGCTACGCCCGCAGGATCGAGCCCATCCGCAGGAAAGGGAACTACCTGCTCTGCTCGCTGCTGCTGGGCAACGTGCTGGTCAACACCACGCTGACCATCCTGCTGGACGACCTGATCGGCTCCGGCATCGGCGCCGTGGTGGCCTCCACCATCGGCATCGTCATCTTCGGGGAGATCGTGCCGCAGGCGCTCTGCTCGCGCCACGGGCTGGCCGTGGGCGCCAACACCATCGTGGTCACCAAGTTCTTCATGCTGGTGACGTTCCCGCTGTCCTACCCCATCAGCAAGCTGCTGGACTGCATCCTGGGCCAGGAGATCGGCACCGTCTACAACCGGGAGAAGCTGGTGGAGATGCTGAAGGTGACGGAGCCCTACAACGACCTGGTGAGGGAGGAGCTCAACATGATCCAGGGAGCGCTGGAGCTGCGCACCAAGACGGTGGAGGACGTGATGACCCCGCTGCAGAACTGCTTCATGATCAACAGCGACGCCATCCTGGACTTCAACACCATGTCCGAGATCATGGAGAGCGGCTACACCCGCATCCCGGTCTACGAGGACGAGAGGTCCAACATCATGGACATCCTCTACGTCAAGGACCTGGCCTTCGTGGACCCTGATGACTGCACGCCCCTCAAAACCATCACCAAGTTCTACAACCACCCCGTGCACGTCGTCTTCCACGACACCAAGCTGGACGCCATGCTGGAGGAGTTCAAAAAGG ggaagTCCCACCTGGCCATCGTGCAGAAGGTGAACAACGAGGGCGAGGGCGACCCCTTCTACgaggtgctggggctggtgacGCTCGAGGACGTCATCGAGGAGATCATCAAATCCGAGATCCTGGACGAGTCCGACACCTACA TTGATAACCGCAGCAGGAAGAGGGTGTGCAACCAGAAGAACCGCCGCGACTTCTCGGCCTTCAAGGACCCCGACAATGAGCTCAAGGTCAAGGTgtcccctcagctgctgctggctgcccatCGCTTCCTGTCCACCG AGGTGACACTCTTCACCCCCAGCTTCATCTCGGAGAAGATCCTGCTGCGGCTGCTCAAGTACTCGGACGTCATCCAGGAGCTGAAGTTCGACGAGGAGAACAAGAAATCCCCGCGGCACTTCCTGTACTGCAAGAACAAACCAGCTGATTacttcatcctcatcctgcag GGCAAGGTGGAGGTGGAGGCTGGCAAGGAGTGCATGAAGTTCGAGGCGGGAGCGTTTTCCTACTACGGGGTGATGGCGCTGAGCCCCCCTCCCGGCTCTGgtgagcaccccaaaatccctctgggatCCCTGGGCCTtggggacacttccagggattcctggctcagagctgccctgggaacGGGAGATCCCAGAGGTGCAGAGCTCCccatggaatcctggaatgcttGGGGAGGATCTTAG